tagaaaaagaGTCTTTAatgtatttaataaaacGTTAAAGGATTTTGATAACAATTTGGAtgaattcaataaatatttagaagaaattgaagatatGGTCTATAATTTAGATCATGGTATTGATGTTGCAAAGACAGAAGAAAAAGTTCGTACATACGAAGAGTTAAATAAGCAATTGATTATAGCCaatattgaaagaaataaagAAGATCTAGAAAACTTTCAGCAAAGAGAACAATTCGAAAAGGAAATTAAACTGAAAAAGAGAATGCTAGAGAAACAAATAAGAGAAGAAGATCGTTCAAATAAAGAATGGGTGAAGAAAGAAATTGTAAATAGATTGGAAAAGGATGAAAATGAGGATGTGGATGATGTAATTAAAGGTGTTAAAAATACTgttaaattgaaaaaatcttCTGCTCGTAGAAAATTGGAGGAATTAAACAGAGTATTGAAGAACAATCCTTAcataaattcaaattctaaaagcagaaataaagataaaaccCCATTCACACCTTTCAATGGTGATAAGGATATTCACCCAAGATACAAATTAGACAAAGAAGCTTATAATGACCCATTCATTAAAGGGTTGTCTACAAGAAAGGAGTTTATTGCTTCTGGGTTTAGATCGGAATATATTTACGCAAGAGTCCTTACAGAAGCTTTTATGGGCTTAGGCTGTGtaataaatgaagaattgcAAGCaacttaaaatattaaaattagaagCAGCCacttttttaaaactttgaGAATAACGAAAATATCTTAGTTATTTCAAACCATTGCATGATACGAACATTTTAGCATAGATTTTATATCAtagtatttatataattatataataatgagCTTGGTCGAGCAGGCACTGATATTTGAAAACTGAAGCATGAAATGGTTGTAACGATCTTAATGTTCTGTCGTTTATGTAAATATGCCTTCCAAAATAGCAAATTATCAGAtatatttcatatattaattaatttcatatataaaaatattctaattatTAAGTATTCCAAAAACTCCGAGTATGATTAGAGACCTCTTAACTGAATAGCATTGACAGCGGCCTGGGCAATATCTGAATCATCATCAGGTTTGAAGTTAGTATCTAGTTTGTATGCCTttagtgaaaaattaaataatcattttcaaaaaaatgaatgaaaaaaaatgttttgtTAGTAATTAATCAGATAAACAGTATTGTCGGAATGTTTTAGTTAACATACTTTTCTAATGGCTTTCATATCACAAATTTTTTGCagattttcattatttaactCGATTTCTTCACCTTTGAGAAGAGCattgaattctttatttaaatcattgttaatttgattttctaAGATGGAAACTATAACTAAATTTTTGGTATTAGCATTTAtaccaaattttttaaaattttgagTAATATTGGAGTTTTGAGACAGACATAACAATAATTCcgaatttattgatttagtttttattctattaaatttatattcaacCAATACTCTATATATAGCGGAATAAATTTGTTCAACTGAACAAATTAAAGTAGtatcaattaaagaataagGTATATTTGCAATATCTTTAACTAAATCTTCTCcgttttcaatatttgaaaatagtGACGCAGAAATAGTAAAATCTGGGAATTGAGGCAACTTTGATACTAGCATATGAGATATGGTTCTATGAATGTTTTCTATAATAGATGATTATCTAAATTTCGTTTACCTCATCACTTTGTCAAAGATTCCAATATGTTTTTTCAATAGCCAATAGTACTACCTTACTCGTTAATTCAAGAACTGGAAAaacgaaaaaaataataaaagctAGCCGAATCTGGAATTTGGGGTAAAAAGATTGTATAACGAAGAATTAAGT
This DNA window, taken from Henningerozyma blattae CBS 6284 chromosome 3, complete genome, encodes the following:
- the TFB3 gene encoding TFIIH/NER complex subunit TFB3 (similar to Saccharomyces cerevisiae TFB3 (YDR460W); ancestral locus Anc_5.580), producing the protein MDDYEENKDMCPICKTDRYLSPDVKFLVNPECYHKICESCVDRIFSLGPAQCPYKNCSKILRKNKFKTQIFDDVAVEKEVDIRKRVFNVFNKTLKDFDNNLDEFNKYLEEIEDMVYNLDHGIDVAKTEEKVRTYEELNKQLIIANIERNKEDLENFQQREQFEKEIKLKKRMLEKQIREEDRSNKEWVKKEIVNRLEKDENEDVDDVIKGVKNTVKLKKSSARRKLEELNRVLKNNPYINSNSKSRNKDKTPFTPFNGDKDIHPRYKLDKEAYNDPFIKGLSTRKEFIASGFRSEYIYARVLTEAFMGLGCVINEELQAT
- the CGI121 gene encoding Cgi121p (similar to Saccharomyces cerevisiae CGI121 (YML036W); ancestral locus Anc_5.581) is translated as MLVSKLPQFPDFTISASLFSNIENGEDLVKDIANIPYSLIDTTLICSVEQIYSAIYRVLVEYKFNRIKTKSINSELLLCLSQNSNITQNFKKFGINANTKNLVIVSILENQINNDLNKEFNALLKGEEIELNNENLQKICDMKAIRKILTSNLMMIQILPRPLSMLFS